A genomic region of Paenibacillus sp. PL2-23 contains the following coding sequences:
- the liaF gene encoding cell wall-active antibiotics response protein LiaF, which produces MNGNFASRLFTGLVVISLGVAFLLRQLGFLSFSIGDLISTYWPCILLYFGMTSILAGSSHGGSGWWGAILILIGAVFLGNNLNLMTWSIGDLIPFLIPIAIICIGLRMLWSPRSKRQSPPSDEWKSYRPYHDGHVVPPAPPLHPDPTQADSREAEASQSYEAGSARQAAGAYSGEHMRNKGYSSYGKKKKNGCQSSKEHVEWWNHDSTVINRSGFIGDIHMGQEYWELKPMNISHFIGDTVLDLTKANIPPGETKITISSFIGDVKVYVPNDYELGVKVVTSAFIGDVKVLGQRDGGLFTNISSHSPGYSESDRRIKLVVSTFIGDTRVTKVG; this is translated from the coding sequence ATGAATGGAAACTTCGCGAGCCGGCTGTTTACCGGACTTGTTGTGATCTCGCTCGGCGTCGCTTTCCTGCTAAGACAGCTGGGCTTTCTGTCTTTCAGCATTGGAGATCTGATCTCGACCTATTGGCCCTGCATTCTTCTTTATTTCGGCATGACCTCGATTCTCGCGGGAAGCTCCCACGGCGGCTCCGGCTGGTGGGGGGCCATTCTTATTCTTATAGGCGCCGTATTTCTGGGCAACAACCTGAATCTCATGACATGGTCGATTGGTGATCTCATACCCTTCCTCATCCCGATCGCCATCATATGTATCGGTCTACGCATGCTGTGGAGTCCCCGGTCGAAGCGGCAATCGCCTCCGTCTGATGAATGGAAGTCGTACCGTCCCTATCATGACGGCCATGTCGTGCCTCCAGCGCCCCCGCTGCATCCCGATCCTACTCAAGCGGACAGTCGGGAGGCTGAAGCTTCGCAATCGTATGAGGCTGGCTCAGCACGCCAGGCAGCCGGCGCATACAGCGGCGAGCATATGAGGAATAAGGGCTATTCCTCTTACGGCAAGAAGAAAAAAAACGGGTGCCAGTCAAGCAAAGAACATGTGGAGTGGTGGAATCACGACTCGACGGTCATCAATCGCTCAGGCTTCATTGGGGATATTCATATGGGCCAGGAATATTGGGAGCTGAAGCCGATGAATATAAGCCATTTCATCGGGGATACGGTGCTGGATTTGACGAAAGCGAATATTCCGCCCGGAGAGACCAAGATTACGATTTCCTCCTTTATCGGGGATGTGAAGGTGTATGTGCCTAATGATTACGAGCTGGGCGTGAAGGTTGTCACCAGCGCGTTCATCGGAGACGTTAAGGTTCTGGGGCAGAGAGACGGCGGCTTGTTCACGAACATCAGCTCCCACTCGCCTGGCTATTCCGAGTCTGATCGGCGAATCAAGCTGGTCGTCAGCACCTTTATCGGCGATACGCGCGTAACGAAGGTGGGGTGA
- a CDS encoding 4-hydroxy-3-methylbut-2-enyl diphosphate reductase, which translates to MEIVKISPRGYCYGVVDAMVLALQTAKNLELPRPIYILGMIVHNAHVTEAFEKEGVITLDGANRLEILDRIDEGTVIFTAHGVSPEVRERARQKGLSVVDATCPDVTKTHDLIREKTADGYHIIYIGKKGHPEPEGAVGVAPSFVHLIEKEEEIEGLQVPEGRLIITNQTTMSQWDIRHIIQRLQEKYPHAEVHNEICLATQVRQEAVAEQAGTAQLCIVVGDPRSNNSNRLAQVSEEIAGVKAYRVSDVTEIKREWLEGIDRVAVTSGASTPTPITKEVIAYLEQYDYRDPSTWEMNRSINMNKLLPNVKVKTAAGAENAT; encoded by the coding sequence ATGGAAATAGTGAAAATATCGCCAAGAGGGTATTGCTACGGCGTTGTCGACGCGATGGTGCTCGCCTTGCAAACCGCCAAAAACCTGGAGCTGCCGCGTCCCATCTATATACTGGGAATGATCGTTCATAACGCCCATGTCACGGAGGCGTTCGAGAAGGAAGGCGTTATTACGCTGGACGGAGCGAACCGCCTCGAAATTCTGGACCGGATTGATGAGGGAACGGTGATCTTCACGGCTCACGGCGTATCGCCGGAGGTGCGAGAGCGCGCGAGACAGAAGGGGCTGTCCGTTGTGGACGCCACCTGTCCGGATGTGACGAAGACTCATGATCTGATTCGTGAGAAGACGGCGGACGGCTATCATATTATTTATATCGGCAAGAAGGGTCACCCGGAGCCGGAGGGCGCTGTAGGCGTCGCGCCGTCGTTTGTCCACCTCATCGAGAAGGAGGAGGAAATCGAGGGGCTGCAGGTGCCGGAGGGCCGTCTGATCATTACGAATCAGACCACGATGTCTCAGTGGGATATCCGTCATATTATACAGAGGCTGCAGGAAAAATATCCGCATGCCGAGGTGCACAACGAGATCTGCCTCGCGACGCAGGTGCGCCAAGAGGCGGTAGCGGAGCAGGCAGGAACGGCCCAGCTGTGCATTGTCGTCGGCGATCCGCGCAGCAACAACTCCAACCGTCTCGCCCAGGTATCGGAGGAGATTGCTGGCGTCAAGGCGTACCGCGTATCCGACGTGACGGAGATTAAACGGGAATGGCTGGAAGGGATCGACCGCGTAGCGGTTACGTCGGGCGCATCTACCCCAACTCCGATTACGAAGGAAGTAATCGCCTATTTGGAGCAATATGATTACCGGGATCCATCCACCTGGGAAATGAACCGGTCTATTAATATGAACAAGCTTCTGCCCAATGTAAAGGTGAAGACGGCGGCTGGTGCGGAGAACGCGACGTAA
- a CDS encoding YugN family protein has translation MIPIHSAIDGMQKKFTEMQVRLSDHGFTLGGNWDYNGGSFDHALDEKNKVWLRLPFQVTDGNIDSELSENNAQIRFNEPYVLRHLYNEGSDPEASVRVLGALFDQFQAPVDPDAAIDAGWVDRAKAVMREVERDIAY, from the coding sequence ATGATTCCTATCCATTCGGCAATTGATGGCATGCAGAAGAAGTTTACAGAAATGCAGGTTCGGCTAAGCGACCATGGATTTACGCTTGGCGGCAACTGGGATTATAACGGCGGGTCCTTCGACCATGCGCTGGATGAAAAAAACAAGGTGTGGCTCAGGCTGCCGTTCCAGGTGACAGACGGCAATATCGACAGCGAGCTGTCAGAGAACAACGCGCAAATACGGTTCAACGAGCCCTATGTGCTGAGGCATCTGTACAACGAAGGAAGCGACCCGGAAGCATCCGTTCGCGTGCTTGGCGCGCTGTTCGATCAATTCCAGGCTCCGGTGGATCCCGACGCGGCAATCGATGCCGGCTGGGTGGATCGGGCCAAGGCCGTTATGCGGGAAGTGGAACGCGATATCGCCTATTAA
- a CDS encoding HAMP domain-containing sensor histidine kinase, translated as MSIRLRLTLWYSGLLAVTLLAFGVAVYMFINWNTYDDLKGQVKRESENLRINYDSVSLMFFDTLDLNVDTRTVVGNDIFVQLINYKEGNVIKRSRNLIAENVLIPYPENSADLKNAFNRHKLKFGNETYNMIVYERPIPLKDGTVVGLLQVGAIPYNEEKFMDGLRTTLIFSSLAVVLIAFSVGMLIARQALRPIGAVIQATKQIENGADLSVRIPAGGPKDEIRQLADTLNSMLSRLELAYNELDDAYKAQRRFVSDASHELRTPLTTIRGNIDLLEKMWSRAAEAGGSSAPHGLQLTSDHWQMSNEAMSDIAAEAKRMSTLVGDLLALARADAGYAMEKRVLPLLPLTEEVVRKAQLLPRTAIWQVGDLSKLGDARVYGNHDYLQQLLFIFIENAFKYTPEGYVELSAVRREEHIGWRLQDTGIGMNPDEIPHIFDRFYRADESRGVTVGTGLGLSIAKWILDEHGGSVEVVTREDEGSTFTIWLPLDFSERPDSTIMVEADQDEGHSIH; from the coding sequence ATGTCCATACGGCTTCGTCTGACGTTATGGTATTCGGGACTATTGGCTGTGACGCTTCTTGCGTTCGGAGTCGCCGTCTATATGTTTATCAATTGGAATACGTACGATGACTTGAAGGGCCAAGTGAAACGGGAGAGCGAAAATCTGCGCATCAATTATGACTCCGTTTCGTTGATGTTTTTTGATACGCTGGATTTGAATGTGGATACAAGAACGGTTGTCGGCAATGACATCTTCGTGCAATTAATTAATTACAAGGAAGGCAACGTCATTAAGAGGTCCCGCAATCTCATAGCCGAAAATGTGTTGATTCCTTACCCTGAGAATTCGGCAGATTTAAAAAATGCCTTCAATAGGCACAAGCTGAAGTTCGGCAATGAAACCTATAATATGATCGTCTACGAGCGTCCCATCCCGCTGAAGGACGGAACTGTTGTGGGACTGCTGCAGGTAGGCGCCATTCCTTACAATGAGGAGAAGTTTATGGACGGCCTCCGCACGACGCTTATTTTCTCGTCTCTCGCCGTTGTGCTGATCGCTTTCTCCGTAGGGATGCTCATTGCCCGTCAGGCGCTGCGTCCGATCGGAGCCGTCATTCAAGCGACGAAGCAGATTGAGAACGGAGCGGATCTCAGCGTCCGTATTCCTGCCGGAGGTCCGAAGGATGAGATTCGCCAGCTTGCCGACACGCTGAACTCTATGCTGTCGAGGCTGGAGCTGGCGTATAATGAGCTCGATGACGCGTACAAGGCGCAGCGGCGCTTCGTCTCGGATGCCTCGCATGAGCTTCGGACCCCGCTTACGACGATTCGCGGCAATATTGATCTGCTGGAGAAAATGTGGAGCCGCGCAGCTGAAGCGGGCGGGAGCAGCGCCCCGCACGGGCTGCAGCTGACATCCGACCACTGGCAAATGTCGAACGAAGCGATGTCCGACATCGCGGCGGAAGCGAAACGAATGAGCACGCTTGTCGGCGACCTGCTTGCCCTGGCAAGAGCGGATGCGGGATATGCCATGGAGAAGCGTGTGCTACCTCTCCTGCCGCTGACGGAGGAGGTTGTACGCAAGGCGCAGCTGCTGCCTCGGACCGCCATTTGGCAGGTTGGCGACTTGTCGAAGCTGGGGGACGCGCGTGTATACGGCAATCACGACTACTTGCAGCAGCTGCTGTTTATTTTCATCGAGAACGCCTTCAAATACACGCCTGAGGGTTATGTCGAGCTGAGCGCTGTCCGCAGGGAGGAGCATATCGGATGGAGGCTCCAGGATACGGGCATCGGCATGAATCCAGACGAAATACCGCATATCTTCGATCGCTTCTATCGAGCGGACGAATCTCGCGGCGTAACAGTAGGCACGGGCCTGGGTCTGTCGATCGCCAAGTGGATTCTGGATGAGCATGGAGGCTCGGTTGAGGTTGTAACACGGGAGGACGAGGGCTCGACATTCACGATCTGGCTGCCCTTGGACTTTTCCGAGCGGCCCGATTCGACTATAATGGTAGAAGCAGACCAAGATGAAGGCCATTCCATTCATTGA
- a CDS encoding trypsin-like peptidase domain-containing protein has product MEDQNNKKGYDDFFGSNGSNGSDETERSSSEERHGERETEQQAKPSYYYTYGPLNGERQPSQPQQVSSYMPPGELRVEEHGPAAAQPPQLRSFTTSGSGKGAFQVREKRGGSFKSMFASFLAGVLVVGGLMYTADVQNWFTPTAESVLPAQSESSGTGSAASAGSSGASTIAARPDNIADLFEKASPAVIKIETYVRASRSNGGGLLDDPFFRQFFGDNYPGVTEQQEPQGQMQQSGIGTGFFFDSTGYILTNQHVIGDSDEIRVTVQGYDEPFTAKLLGSSYELDLAVIKIEGEKEFPTLPLGSSDDIEIGDWVVAIGNPYGFDHTITAGVLSAKERPIDIQDANGERNYKHLLQTDASINPGNSGGPLLNVNGEVIGINTAVSSQAQGIGFAIPTSTINEVLDSLKNNTEVPKEPAPFIGAELGEMTEQFAQQLGIEKAEGSLVRSVYYNSPAYLAGLKQYDVIVGVEGKNMNTTTELIKEIQSRKVGDEVEFNIIRQGQNMSLTVTIGDKNEFGLE; this is encoded by the coding sequence ATGGAAGATCAGAACAACAAGAAGGGTTATGACGATTTCTTCGGCTCGAACGGGAGCAACGGCTCTGATGAAACGGAGCGCAGCAGCAGCGAGGAGCGTCATGGCGAACGGGAGACGGAGCAGCAAGCCAAGCCTTCCTACTATTACACATATGGCCCGTTAAACGGGGAACGCCAGCCGTCCCAGCCTCAGCAGGTATCCAGCTATATGCCGCCGGGGGAGCTGAGAGTGGAGGAGCATGGCCCTGCTGCAGCGCAGCCGCCGCAGCTGCGTTCGTTCACAACGTCCGGCTCCGGCAAGGGCGCATTCCAGGTGAGAGAGAAGCGAGGAGGCTCCTTCAAGTCTATGTTCGCCTCCTTCCTCGCGGGTGTGCTGGTTGTAGGAGGCTTGATGTATACCGCCGACGTACAGAACTGGTTCACACCTACTGCGGAATCAGTCCTCCCGGCACAATCGGAAAGCTCCGGAACGGGCAGCGCAGCAAGCGCGGGCTCCTCTGGCGCTTCCACTATAGCGGCTCGTCCCGATAACATCGCCGATTTGTTCGAGAAAGCCAGCCCAGCGGTTATTAAAATTGAGACGTATGTGCGGGCGTCGCGCTCCAATGGCGGCGGTCTGCTGGACGATCCTTTTTTCCGCCAGTTTTTTGGGGATAATTATCCCGGTGTAACGGAGCAGCAGGAGCCGCAGGGCCAAATGCAGCAATCCGGCATCGGCACAGGCTTTTTCTTCGATTCCACAGGCTACATTCTGACCAACCAGCATGTTATCGGAGATTCGGATGAAATTCGCGTAACCGTACAGGGCTATGACGAGCCGTTTACCGCCAAGCTGCTGGGCTCCAGCTATGAGCTGGATCTCGCGGTCATCAAGATTGAAGGCGAGAAGGAATTCCCGACGCTGCCGCTGGGAAGCTCCGATGATATTGAGATTGGCGATTGGGTTGTTGCGATCGGCAACCCGTACGGCTTCGACCATACGATAACTGCTGGCGTGCTCAGCGCCAAGGAGCGTCCGATCGACATTCAGGACGCCAACGGCGAAAGAAACTACAAGCACCTGCTGCAGACGGACGCTTCCATTAACCCTGGCAACTCGGGAGGTCCGCTGCTGAACGTTAACGGAGAGGTTATCGGCATTAACACGGCCGTCAGCTCTCAGGCGCAAGGCATCGGCTTCGCGATTCCGACTAGCACGATCAACGAGGTGCTGGACAGCTTGAAGAACAACACGGAGGTGCCGAAGGAGCCGGCGCCGTTCATCGGCGCAGAGCTGGGCGAGATGACGGAGCAATTCGCTCAGCAGCTGGGCATTGAGAAGGCGGAGGGCTCGCTCGTTCGAAGCGTGTATTACAATTCGCCTGCGTATCTTGCAGGACTGAAGCAATATGACGTCATCGTTGGCGTGGAAGGCAAGAATATGAACACGACAACGGAATTGATCAAGGAGATTCAGTCGCGCAAGGTAGGCGACGAGGTAGAATTCAACATTATCCGCCAAGGCCAGAATATGAGCCTGACGGTGACCATCGGCGACAAAAATGAATTTGGCCTGGAATAA
- a CDS encoding response regulator transcription factor: protein MRPHIVVVDDDDKIISMLRRSLAFEGYDVTTASNGAEGLKTLLTVEPDLLILDVMMPQIDGWEVCRRVREGGSNVPILMLTAKDDISDRVKGLDLGADDYLVKPFALEELLARARALLRRKSDKLEEAGSQLAFDDLVLDMDAREAIRAGRRIELTSKEYDLLLLFMNNPKRVLTRDAIMEKIWGYDFSGESNVLEVYIAMLRQKLEDGGARRIIQTVRGTGYVLRGEAG from the coding sequence ATGAGACCTCATATTGTAGTGGTAGATGACGATGACAAAATCATATCCATGCTGCGCCGGAGCCTTGCGTTCGAGGGCTATGATGTTACGACCGCCTCGAACGGCGCGGAGGGGCTGAAGACGCTATTGACGGTGGAGCCCGACCTGTTAATCCTCGATGTGATGATGCCTCAGATTGACGGCTGGGAGGTATGCCGGCGCGTGCGGGAGGGCGGCAGCAACGTTCCAATCCTGATGCTGACAGCGAAGGATGATATCAGCGACCGCGTGAAGGGCTTGGATCTCGGGGCAGACGACTATTTGGTGAAGCCGTTCGCGCTGGAGGAGCTGCTGGCGAGAGCTAGAGCGCTGCTTCGCAGGAAAAGCGACAAACTGGAGGAGGCCGGCAGTCAGCTCGCCTTCGACGATCTCGTGCTGGACATGGACGCTCGAGAGGCCATTCGAGCGGGCAGACGGATCGAGCTTACGAGCAAGGAATACGATCTGCTGCTGCTGTTCATGAACAATCCGAAGCGGGTGCTGACTCGTGACGCCATCATGGAGAAAATATGGGGCTATGATTTCAGCGGCGAATCCAATGTGCTGGAGGTCTATATCGCCATGCTGCGCCAAAAGCTGGAGGATGGCGGGGCCAGACGGATCATACAGACGGTTCGCGGCACGGGTTATGTGCTGAGAGGAGAGGCGGGGTAA
- a CDS encoding response regulator transcription factor, producing the protein MNSSETIKVMIVDDHDMVRIGLRTYLMLDPKLDVIAEAGNGREALGWLDSHAEEERPHIVLMDMMMPELDGIETTRAVMAKYPNTKIVMLTSFLEDDKVYAAIEAGAVSYVLKTVSAEELIYAIGGAYKGMPVMTSDVSQALTRGLRKRTAQSGDEDLTEREKEVLLLIADGLSNKEIADELHISIKTVKTHVSNLLMKCELEDRTQLAVLAHRKGWANRV; encoded by the coding sequence ATGAATAGTTCCGAAACGATCAAGGTTATGATTGTCGATGATCACGACATGGTGCGTATTGGCTTGCGTACCTACTTAATGCTGGACCCCAAGCTGGACGTCATTGCTGAAGCGGGCAATGGCAGGGAGGCGCTGGGATGGCTGGACTCGCATGCTGAGGAGGAGCGTCCCCATATTGTGCTGATGGACATGATGATGCCGGAGCTGGACGGAATCGAGACGACCAGAGCTGTTATGGCCAAATATCCCAACACCAAAATTGTCATGCTCACAAGCTTCCTGGAGGATGACAAGGTCTATGCGGCGATAGAAGCGGGGGCCGTCAGCTATGTGCTCAAGACGGTATCCGCAGAGGAATTGATCTACGCGATTGGCGGCGCTTATAAGGGGATGCCGGTGATGACCTCGGACGTATCGCAAGCGCTGACCCGAGGCCTTCGCAAGCGCACAGCCCAGTCGGGCGACGAGGATCTGACGGAGCGGGAGAAGGAAGTGCTGCTCTTGATTGCCGACGGCTTATCCAATAAGGAGATTGCGGATGAGCTCCATATTAGCATTAAGACGGTCAAGACGCATGTCAGCAATCTGCTTATGAAGTGCGAGCTGGAGGATCGGACGCAGCTGGCTGTGCTGGCTCACCGCAAGGGCTGGGCGAATCGCGTCTAA
- the glnA gene encoding type I glutamate--ammonia ligase: MSVQKVLETIKENNIQFVDFRFVGLDGAAHHITLPATEVDADTFVNGVAFDGSSIPGFRGIEESDMVMMPDTETAYVDPFTSHPTLNVMCNIHTPDGDRYDRDPRSIAQRAEEYLQTTGIGTTAFFAPESEFFIFDDVRYESSMNTSFFSVDSEEGAWNTNRKEEGGNLGFKVPVKGGYVPVAPVDSQQDIRSEMVRLMQESGLRVERHHHEVATAGQAEINFRFDTLTKTADNLLKYKYIVHNVARQWGKVATFMPKPLFGDNGSGMHVHTSIFNGDTPLFYDNKEYANLSKLAMSYIAGILYHAPALIAITNPSTNSFKRLVPGYEAPVNLVFSKGNRSAAVRIPIAAVTPKGCRIEFRTPDSTANPYLAFAAMLLAGLDGIKKGLDPVALGYGPFDKNIYDLPEEEKREIRSVPGTLDEALDALEADSSFLTESGVFSQDFIDNYVAFKRAEAKAVSIRVHPHEYSLYFGC; this comes from the coding sequence ATGTCAGTTCAAAAGGTTTTGGAAACAATCAAAGAAAACAACATTCAGTTTGTGGATTTCCGTTTCGTAGGTCTCGACGGTGCAGCTCATCACATCACGTTGCCTGCTACAGAGGTGGACGCTGATACTTTCGTAAATGGCGTTGCATTCGACGGTTCCTCGATTCCTGGCTTCCGCGGCATCGAAGAGTCCGATATGGTTATGATGCCAGATACAGAGACGGCTTATGTTGATCCTTTCACAAGCCATCCAACCTTGAACGTTATGTGTAACATCCACACGCCGGACGGCGATCGTTATGACCGCGATCCGCGCAGCATCGCTCAAAGAGCTGAAGAGTACCTGCAAACGACAGGAATCGGCACAACGGCATTCTTCGCTCCTGAATCCGAGTTCTTCATCTTCGACGATGTTCGCTACGAGAGCTCGATGAACACTTCCTTCTTCTCGGTGGATTCCGAGGAAGGCGCTTGGAACACAAACCGCAAAGAAGAAGGCGGCAACCTGGGCTTCAAGGTTCCAGTCAAAGGCGGTTACGTGCCAGTTGCTCCGGTTGACTCCCAACAAGACATCCGCAGCGAGATGGTTCGCCTGATGCAAGAGTCCGGCCTTCGCGTAGAGCGTCATCACCATGAGGTTGCTACTGCTGGCCAAGCGGAAATCAACTTCCGTTTCGATACGCTGACTAAGACTGCCGACAACCTTCTGAAATACAAATATATCGTTCACAACGTTGCTCGCCAATGGGGCAAAGTTGCAACATTTATGCCTAAACCGCTCTTCGGCGACAACGGAAGCGGCATGCACGTTCATACGTCCATCTTCAACGGCGACACTCCGTTGTTCTATGACAACAAGGAGTACGCGAACCTGAGCAAGCTGGCTATGAGCTACATCGCGGGCATTCTGTACCATGCTCCGGCTCTGATCGCTATCACGAACCCTTCGACGAACTCGTTCAAACGTCTGGTTCCTGGCTATGAAGCACCGGTTAACCTGGTATTCTCCAAAGGCAACCGTTCCGCTGCGGTTCGTATTCCAATCGCTGCTGTTACGCCAAAAGGCTGCCGTATCGAGTTCCGTACACCGGACTCCACTGCTAACCCATACCTGGCATTCGCAGCTATGCTGCTTGCAGGTCTGGACGGCATCAAGAAAGGTCTTGACCCGGTTGCTCTGGGCTATGGACCGTTCGACAAAAACATCTACGATCTGCCAGAAGAAGAGAAAAGAGAAATCCGCAGCGTTCCAGGCACACTGGACGAAGCGCTTGACGCTCTTGAAGCTGATTCCAGCTTCCTGACAGAAAGCGGCGTATTCTCCCAAGACTTCATCGACAACTATGTGGCTTTCAAACGCGCAGAAGCAAAAGCGGTATCCATCCGCGTGCATCCGCACGAATACAGCCTCTACTTCGGTTGCTAA
- a CDS encoding sensor histidine kinase, whose product MMVRFLRSGKWEMIGIFVLATWITAVLAFVFWYMMEQHLRPIELKVWTGGLILLSSGGVGYWTAQRFGRRLDTLHLSLKQAVNGNYEARIAEDGKGHHSFIPIYREFNELAEQMEGKMKLLQQMGEERVLSETASNEAAVLEERRRLARDLHDTVSQQLFAIHMCASSLPKLQQVDSERAASVLDQLIGMSNLAQKQMRNFIAQLRPMELEGRTLQEALDKWFPDYCRQNHLQGVMEWKLTERLSEAKEHQLFLIVQEAMANIVKHASARGVTLTLAETERQTMMILADDGKGFKADAVKGGSYGLSTMQERAQKLGGTAEIVSKLGSGTRVKVTIPKIYRGEQIR is encoded by the coding sequence ATGATGGTGCGTTTCCTTCGAAGCGGCAAATGGGAAATGATCGGCATATTTGTCCTGGCTACATGGATAACGGCTGTGCTGGCATTCGTATTCTGGTATATGATGGAGCAGCATCTGCGGCCAATCGAGCTGAAGGTTTGGACTGGCGGGCTTATCCTGCTGTCCAGCGGGGGGGTCGGCTATTGGACCGCGCAGCGGTTCGGCAGAAGGCTGGATACGTTGCATTTGTCGCTGAAGCAGGCGGTGAACGGCAACTACGAGGCGCGAATTGCGGAGGATGGCAAGGGCCATCATTCTTTTATCCCCATATACCGGGAGTTTAACGAGCTGGCAGAGCAGATGGAAGGCAAGATGAAGCTGCTTCAGCAGATGGGAGAGGAGCGCGTCCTGTCGGAGACCGCTTCCAATGAAGCCGCCGTGCTGGAGGAGAGAAGGCGGCTGGCTAGGGATCTCCATGATACCGTCAGCCAGCAGCTGTTCGCCATTCATATGTGCGCATCTTCCTTGCCCAAGCTGCAGCAGGTCGACAGCGAGCGTGCCGCTTCTGTGCTGGACCAACTGATTGGAATGTCGAATCTGGCCCAGAAGCAAATGCGTAATTTCATTGCTCAGCTAAGGCCGATGGAGCTGGAGGGAAGAACGCTCCAGGAAGCGCTGGACAAGTGGTTTCCGGATTATTGCCGGCAAAATCATTTGCAAGGTGTGATGGAATGGAAGCTGACAGAGCGGCTGAGCGAAGCGAAGGAGCATCAGCTGTTCCTCATTGTACAGGAAGCGATGGCGAACATTGTGAAGCATGCTTCAGCCCGAGGTGTGACGCTGACGCTAGCCGAAACGGAGCGCCAGACTATGATGATTTTGGCGGATGACGGCAAGGGCTTCAAGGCGGATGCGGTGAAGGGCGGCTCCTACGGCCTGTCCACGATGCAGGAGAGAGCTCAGAAGCTGGGCGGAACGGCGGAGATTGTGAGCAAGCTGGGCAGCGGCACGCGGGTGAAGGTCACGATTCCAAAAATATACCGGGGAGAGCAGATTCGATGA
- the aroF gene encoding 3-deoxy-7-phosphoheptulonate synthase: protein MIVITKNNIADERLNEIVKVIENGGVQAHVSRGTDRTVIGIIGKAEPSLAEHLRSMKDVENVIKISKSYKLASRDFHPDDTIIEIKGVKIGGSNLVVMGGPCAVETPEQIDEIARLVKAAGGQVLRGGAFKPRTGPYSFQGIGVEGLAMMAEAGKKHGLLTITEVMTPEYVDVCAEYADILQVGTRNMQNFDLLRKLGTIQTPVLLKRGFSSTYDEFLNAAEYILAGGNPNVMLCERGIRTFETYTRNTLDLSAIPVLQSLSHLPVISDPSHGTGRRELVEPMAKASVAAGANGLIVEMHTDPDNSMTGDGVQSLFPDQFAALLKDLALLAPIVGKQFDTPKEPAEAFKEWKVV from the coding sequence ATGATCGTCATTACGAAAAACAACATTGCGGATGAAAGACTGAATGAAATTGTGAAGGTGATTGAGAATGGAGGCGTTCAGGCTCACGTGTCGCGCGGAACCGATCGTACGGTGATCGGCATCATCGGCAAAGCGGAGCCTTCCCTTGCCGAGCATCTCCGCTCCATGAAGGATGTAGAGAACGTCATCAAAATTTCAAAGTCCTATAAGCTGGCCAGCCGTGACTTCCATCCGGACGACACCATCATCGAAATCAAGGGGGTCAAAATCGGCGGCAGCAATCTGGTCGTAATGGGCGGACCTTGCGCGGTTGAGACGCCGGAGCAGATCGACGAGATCGCTCGACTGGTCAAAGCGGCGGGCGGCCAGGTGCTCCGCGGGGGTGCGTTTAAGCCAAGAACGGGTCCTTACAGCTTCCAGGGCATCGGCGTTGAAGGGCTTGCCATGATGGCGGAGGCCGGCAAGAAGCACGGGTTACTGACGATTACGGAGGTTATGACGCCGGAATACGTGGATGTTTGCGCGGAATATGCCGATATTCTTCAGGTGGGAACGCGCAATATGCAGAACTTCGATCTGCTGCGCAAGCTAGGCACCATCCAGACGCCTGTGCTGCTGAAGCGCGGCTTCAGTTCAACCTACGACGAGTTCCTGAACGCGGCGGAATACATCCTGGCGGGCGGCAATCCGAACGTTATGCTCTGCGAGCGCGGAATCCGAACGTTCGAGACTTACACAAGAAACACGCTTGACCTGAGCGCCATTCCGGTGCTGCAATCCCTCAGCCATCTGCCGGTGATCTCGGATCCGAGCCACGGTACGGGCCGCAGGGAATTAGTAGAGCCGATGGCCAAAGCTTCGGTCGCCGCAGGCGCAAACGGGTTGATTGTCGAGATGCATACCGACCCGGACAACTCCATGACAGGCGATGGCGTGCAGTCGCTGTTCCCAGACCAATTCGCAGCTTTGTTGAAGGACCTGGCGCTGCTTGCGCCTATCGTCGGCAAGCAGTTCGACACGCCGAAGGAGCCTGCTGAAGCCTTTAAAGAATGGAAGGTCGTATAA